Within the Montipora foliosa isolate CH-2021 chromosome 11, ASM3666993v2, whole genome shotgun sequence genome, the region ACAGAGTCGTTCTTGGGTTTTTCTTTTCAGTACTGGAAGAACAGTTTCATGAAATGGAACCCAGAGGATTACGGAGGAATTAAGGAAATCCATGTATCACCTGAGGATGTATGGGTACCAGACACACTTCTGTACAACAAGTAAGCCTTTGAAGAGgaagagcggcggagatctaacccgaaggtcgtgggttcaattcccaccctggtcagagtttttctctgtccttgtgtgggcccatttccatcagtagggctaacgctcacatggttcatatgggattgaaatctagcacttcacattacactctattcagttaactttgaAGACATAGTTTACTAGTCATAACTTTAACGagcgaaatgatatatgaattgaATCACTTATTGAACCGCGGATGTGTAGTCAAGTaaggctatgatcttcgcagctAGTCAGAAcgtaattttagcaattgcgcagagaaccctgaaaaattcaggacttcaacggggcttgAAACCGTGACCTTACGAAACTGGTGCGCGAAGctactgatgttgggagctggtcatttgttggCTCATATTAAACGCTAAGAGATttttaaaacagttaaaaaAGCGAACGACGTTTCGGCGCTACGTTacgtcattatcaagttaaaaattgaaaaagtatGAGGTGTAATACGAATATATAAAATGTAAAACAATACATAAAATATTTGCGGGTCCTATGGGTATAATTCCCAAGGTGAGAAACAcaataaggaaaaaaagaagaaatgtaccaaaatgccaCCGAAACAGTTTGGCAAGAATGGAGTCGGTTTGCGTGTTAAGAGAAGGCTTGATGTTCTTTGTTTACAACATCCCGtagactaagcaatcaaataaaCGTGCTATTAATACATTTCCTCCGAACTTTGAAAGGTGGTTGTACGTGTTTGTGTTGTTTcacattttatatatatattcgTATTACACCTtatactttttcactttttaacttGATATAATGGTGTAACGTAGCGTCGAAACATCGTTCGCTTTTTTAGACGtcttttaaaaatcttttagcATTTAACTTCTTAATGAAAACCTTATTGGACCGATTATTCCTTAGGTTCATGTTATACGTGTTTGGTTTGGTAGTGTAACACATGGTATGCGACCTGCTGCAATAAAAAAAGACTGTTTCATAAGGCGTTTAAATCTGCAGTTAGGTGTGTGGGGAATTTCACCAGTGTCTAAGGCCTTTTAAAGGAAAAGTAGATAAATTTCAATGTACGCCTCTGTAAACGTTCGAAATCGTCGGGTAGATATCACTCCGACGCCGTACGTTGTGGAACACCCAACAAGCATTACCAGGGAGCTTAAAggacagtttcacggttttgcgcatgtccaagctttggcgctaggagttgtaaattttacggttgCTTGCggaaccagatgatgttcattAAACATAGAGATCTAGAGTATTAAacaaatacactgaatgactgaGGCATCAAATTTATTGTACTGGTCGAACATTTTATTCTAAGCACGAGTTTTCTATTCGCATGCAGGAGGTccataacaaaaagaaaatgattgcaaaagtaattccaatgaGAAATTCCACTTCTGTAGCATTTTTTCCGTTTCCTGCATTAGTGTTTTCGATTGTTTCAACAgcaatggaattaaatgggctCACGTGACAGTTTGCTCATACGCAGAGctttaaagtgccactgtgaccaaaaaatcagttcttatttttccttggatatcaaaactttgttaactgaacactaaaCGACCAAagtttaagccttgatttaaaagaagacacctgtttatttgaACTTGAATTCTCCTATGTAATGATCCGCCTTTACTAACTCAgttttaagttcttgagagagcggGATCGAGGAGAcgatgacgtcaaaggctcactagtttaagaatgcaatgcgtgtgtacgccgcagaattaatatgcagcaggggagttttgggctttcagacttttaaactcatgttttacctatataataagctgcattgacccgctgaaattttaagctagtgaaccTTTggcgtcacttttccctggatcaaACCCTCTGctgtccaatcggtcagttttgaatgcgagtaatggcggaccgtgaaatccaaaacttacactcaaagaaaacggtctttggataaaaaccaaagctcaaaattttgccagtcaggtgttaagtaaacacactttcaaaatctgaagaaaaaaagaaagtgatttttttgatcACATGGGGCGCCATAAACACGCGACGTTATTGAGCCACGGACGACAACCGACACTATCCCATTCATATTGCTAAGTGTCCTCTCActattagagacgattagtttagACGTCAGGGGAGACCACTGTCTTGGCGTGCGAAACGTTCACTTCCAGTGTAACCTGCTAGATGCCAAGGTCTTTCTCGCGTGAAAATGAGTGTTTCAGGGCCCAGAATTGTTCGATTCAGTTTCAATACTGCCATTGCCATTGTGGAAAGCTGTGATTTACATTCTTTGTTTTACATCTAAAAGGAGCCAATTATTCAATGTCCCAGAATTGTTCTATTATTTACAATACTGCGTTTGGGAAGTTTTGGTGAGGAGGGAGAAAGTTCGTTATGCTTTGTTCGTCCACAGCTGGCTTCTCGTTAGTTACCGTTGCCTACAAGACTCTTCATGGTTTGGCTCCTACTTATATTAAAGATCTTCTTCAAAGTTACCATCCGCCACGAGATCTTAGGTCTTCAAAGAAAGACTACTTGTCGTTCCTGATTTAAACATGAATAGATCTGGCCATCGTGCTTTTCTGTTGTTGCGCCCCTTCTCTGGAACAGTCTTCCTCAGCATATTAGGGATGCTGAATCACTGGACATTTTTAAAAGACGTCTGAAAACTGTCCTTTTTATATGCGCCTTTTCAAAGTCATGACGTGACTTTGGTGTTttatttatgatttaattattttgtttttgcctttgTAGTTTTAACTGTAGTTTTAACTTTGTAGTTTTACCTTTGACTTTGTAAATAGCGCTTTTGGACCCTTGGGAAAGGGCGCTTTATAAatgtcttattattattattattattattattattattattattatcattattgttattattattgttattattattattattattattattattattattattattattattatgtccaGTCACTAATTACCACTATGTACCTCGACACCTGGTTAAGACAGTGCACCGCCtggaggcagtgcggcccagtatttaggacgcttgccttatGATCCGGAATTCCTGGGTTGAAGACCCGTTCTGATTACTTGTTgatgatcctggtagtccctggttcaacttctcaacTGCACTCGTGATAGCCAACTGATCTGTCTCTGGCTACTtggaattcttaacagttgttgctctgttctgttgtttcgctGATTGTGTTTCATTATATTGGCCCTCAGTGAAAAGCACCCGTgggaagtggtcaattaagtatgtgggtaagacaaaaaaaggaaaagcaaaatATGTTACAACCTAGCTTAACATATCACCAGCAAACCTTGTAGCTCAATGGCTAGAGCATCAGACTGGTCCGTTCGTGTCTGGGACGCCGATTTTACCGCTTTCCAGTTGTCTAGTCGGCCGTTGCCTAGCAACCAACATATCACCTTTCTCCTATCACCATTAATAGTTGCAGAAGAAAacaatgttttcttttattaatttCCTTAAGATCTcttgccttttcttttgttttttctcgcAGTATTGACGAAGAGGAACATATGGGAGGAGGACGAACTTCGTACACCACTAATGTCGCTATACGATATGACGGCAGTAACACGTGGCTCAACCCAGCCGTATTTAAAAGCATCTGCAGTGTCGATGTCACCAACTTCCCATTTGACGACCAGGAATGCTTACTGAAATTCGGATCCTGGTCATTTGACATCACCAAAATCGACTTGGCAGTCAAAAACGACTCCGTTCTTAACAAGTATTACATCACCAACGGGGAATGGCAATTGCTTGACATCTCGGTGAAGAGAAATGCTTTGAAATACCAGTGTTGTCCGGATGCCTTTGTGGACATTTCTGTGCAAGTGAGAATACGACGGGAATCGTTAGATTACATCCTTAAGTTGATCATTCCATGCTCGCTGATATCATCCATGATTTTCTTGGGTTTTGTACTGCCGCCCGAATCTGGCGAACGCATTGGGTTGAGTATCACAGTTCTGTTAGCCATGACTGTGTTTCAACAACTCAGCTCGGAGCTGATGCCTTCGTATGGATTTCCTCTACTCGGGCAGTTTTATTTCGCGATTATGTTAGAGATCGGCGCTTCTCTGGCTGTCACCACcctcattttgaatttttatcatcGAAACAGACGTAGCATGCCAAAGACCATGAGGAAAGTTATTCTGCTATGGCTTGCAAGAATTCTGTTTCCTTGTCAAAAACCTAAGGACTGGGGCGGGAGACAAAGAAGAACCAATCCCGTGCATTCGGAAAGTCTGGAAAATAACTGTGGAATGGACTCAGACATGTCATGTAACGATGATGTCTTTGAATGCcaggaaaggaaaaattctcAACACGAATCACATATGCACAGGTGGGCCATAGAGGAAAGAGGGTCCGTGCGTGTGGTTCCTAAACGGGACTCCTCGTGCGGGCATCACTCGTTCTGCTTCCTCGAGGCTTCGCCCCAGAACCCCTGCAACTCAAATGGCCGGCTCAAAAACGAGTGTCACAAGTGGCGACGCAGCAGAGTTTTTCGAAGCAAAGACAAATCGATCAAAACAAAGAAGAGCCCTTCAAAATCTACCAAACGCCTAAGGAGGCAACTCACAATGGACTGTGCGGTCCCCGAAAAACTAAAGAACCAAAAAGAGTGGATCAAGGCCGCTCGTGTCCTGGATCGACTGTTTTTGATGATTTCTATTATTGTATACATTTTTACCCTCCTAACAATCTTCTTGCGAGCTCCTAGATTCCATCTTGAATGAATGACCGACAGATATCGTGGTAGACAGCGTGGCCAAATAGCTAGGCGGCTAAGAAATTCCGTTATGCCTCTCCAACGCTTCTATTCTTGGCATGATCACGTGGCAATACAGTCATTAACACCTAGTAGTTCTATAAGCGGCCATTGTGGCTACGATAACAAAGAGTAATTCATTTTGAAGAGATCCAACTCGTCTTCTGACGGTACGTTCTGCTTTCACTTTTAGATCACTTCCCATTCGTCAGCTTGTAGCTTGCTCTAATTAAACACcttaaaaaagaaaggaaaggagggTTTTGCCACAAGGCAAGTGTCGTCCTCGGTTTCGCAGTAACTGCCACCGTTTGAGTGATGTTGAGAATTACAATTTGCTGGAAGGGCAGACCACGAAAAGGACGTCTTTTGCTTTCGCCATATCGTGCATGCTttactgaagaaaaaaataaaacaaattcgtctgtgttttttttctgtattgctTGAATGAAACTTGACAACACGTTTTGtaaatagagcgactttcgtctGACCTTGAAAGAGTGTTCGCAGTTTGTTTGACGGACCAAGAATTAAAAcgaagcttctccttattcaggccaaggaaactcctaatatgggcagtaaacagttcgattacccaatcacattactgtatttcaaatgacgtcaaagcaaaataccgatcgctttccagaaagttctaTGGGGAGATGACGTTGCTTCCAttcgcgttcgctaagccaatgaaaattcgcactcgtttgtttttgtttgatgagccaattaaatgttttgcatttttgtttacgttctgctTTTACCTTTAATTTcgaggtcatatgaaagtcgctctatcatCATATAAAGCTATAAAAATAACACCAAAAAACTTGGCTTTGAAACCTATTGTGATTCCTTATGCGGTTAATTTAAAGCTATAAATTTGTAATCACGAAACTCTTGACAAAGGTTTCCCTATCTTCACTCATTGCTAACTACCGCTTCAGTTAGGCGAGGATAGAACCGGCTccattcaaaatttaaaaaatacagtTGTGAATTTAGCTGTTAATCCGCTCCATATATATTGGGGGCTACCAAGATTGTTTTCGATATAAGCGTTTAAAATGTCGTGCCCATTATAACGTGCAAAGGAACCTTTTCATGAAATGTCTTTGGCATATTTTGCACCGCTTACTTTTGACAACTAGGTCAATTCAGCCAAATACAATTTTTTCACAACCTCCTGACAAGGATAAAGGGCATTCTATTCATCTCCCCCCGACTTCCTCCTTCTCcttttcatcatcatcgtcttcATGATCGTCATAAACGTTATCAAAATCAGATGACTCCTGGTCATCGTCATTAGCATCATTATCACAGCTTCCATCATCTTCAGCATCATTGCAGCCGCAGAGATCGGTACATTAAGTCCCGATTCGCGATAATGACGTCAATTAGTGGAACATTGCTCCTTAATTAGATGGAGGATTGCATCAGATAGCAGCTTGGAGCAATCTCTGTAAAGCAAACCGTAGAGATATGGTGTACAGCTGTACCTCGATAGAAACCATTAGGAGGCTGATACGAAATAGTTGCTGCATGCTGTTGACGCTGCAAACTCGGGAGTCACCACTACCAAATCATCTAACCTGACACCGACATGCACGTCTTTGCAGTGTCTCTCATGCAGTTCCCAGAAATGTTAACAGCTTTATCAACCCaccattaaataaaaaaatgcgATGAAAATTACGATAATAAAATGCAATGAGAGGCAATGTACAATTTAAATACTTAGGGTTTCACAGAATAAAAAGTCCTAGAATGTGGTACCTTAACGCGATT harbors:
- the LOC137974753 gene encoding neuronal acetylcholine receptor subunit alpha-10-like, whose amino-acid sequence is MAIIFPSCVLLYLSHLYFTDGALEVDETRLHKDLFDGYHKDIHPRLPGTGPVTVTFDFQLIRILDVSARDQFIITYAWVNQYWKNSFMKWNPEDYGGIKEIHVSPEDVWVPDTLLYNNIDEEEHMGGGRTSYTTNVAIRYDGSNTWLNPAVFKSICSVDVTNFPFDDQECLLKFGSWSFDITKIDLAVKNDSVLNKYYITNGEWQLLDISVKRNALKYQCCPDAFVDISVQVRIRRESLDYILKLIIPCSLISSMIFLGFVLPPESGERIGLSITVLLAMTVFQQLSSELMPSYGFPLLGQFYFAIMLEIGASLAVTTLILNFYHRNRRSMPKTMRKVILLWLARILFPCQKPKDWGGRQRRTNPVHSESLENNCGMDSDMSCNDDVFECQERKNSQHESHMHRWAIEERGSVRVVPKRDSSCGHHSFCFLEASPQNPCNSNGRLKNECHKWRRSRVFRSKDKSIKTKKSPSKSTKRLRRQLTMDCAVPEKLKNQKEWIKAARVLDRLFLMISIIVYIFTLLTIFLRAPRFHLE